The Fructilactobacillus myrtifloralis genome segment GACGAGTTCTTTTTAAAGCTAATTGAAGCACTATTTAGTTGCTTTTTCAGCAACGTGATCTTCTTCAATCCGTAACGTATTGTTTTCTTTATCAAGGACCGCCTTGATATCTTTCACATCTTGGTGATCAAGGTAGTACATGGCAATCTTGTCACGAAGTTGTTGTTCAATGACACGCCGCATTGGACGAGCGCCCATGGCTTCATCGTAACCTTGTTCCATCAACCAATCCTTCACGTCTTGGGAGATGGAAAGCTTCATCCCCTTGCGAGCTAACGTGTTGTTGAGGTCTTCAATCATCAAGTCGACAATTTGACCCAAGTCTTCCTTAGATAGGTGAGAGAACTCAACAATGGCGTTAAACCGGTTTAGGAATTCGGGACGGAAGAAAGGAGCTAAGCGATCCATGATGCTTTGGTTCTTTTCTTCGTCATTTGACATGGCGTTGTTACCAAAGCCGGCGTTGGAAGTAGCAATAATCACTGTGTTCTTAAAGTCCACCACGTTTCCTTGGCCATCAGTTAACCGACCATCATCCATTACCTGGAGTAGGAGGGTGATTACTTGTGGGTTAGCCTTTTCAATTTCGTCAAGTAGCACGATTGAGTATGGATTCCGACGAACTCGTTCCGTTAACGTGTTACCGTTATCGTTGTAACCAACGTATCCAGCGGTGGCCCCGATCATCTTAGATACCGCAGTTTCGTCTTGGTATTCTGACATATCAAGCCGGATGATGGAGTCCTGGTTGTTGAACATGTCCTTAGCTAATTGCTTAACCAATTCCGTTTTACCAACCCCAGTTGGTCCAACGAAGAGGAAGGAACCAATTGGACGGTTACCTTCGTCAAAACCAGCTCGGTTCCGACGAATAGCGTTAACTACAGCATCAACGGCTTCATCTTGACCAATGATGTGTGATTTGAGCCGAGAGCCCATGCCCTTCAACCGTTCCATATCATCAGAAGTCATTTGTGAAACCGGAATTCCAGTTAATCGTTCAACTGATTCAGCGATGTCAGCTGGTTTAGCAACGGGAGTTTCGGAGTTGTCAGACTGATTATTGAGTTGTTTTTCTAACTCTTCAATCTTTTCCTTGTCCTTAGCTGCTGCTTCGTAGTTTTCAGCTTTAGCATCAGCGTCTTTTTGGTCCTTAGCAGCCTTGAGTTCTTTTTCAAGACTAACTTTGTCAGTAACCGGGTGCTTAGCAGCCAAGTGAGCAGCCGTCATATCAACGAGGTCAATAGCCTTATCTGGTAAAGAACGCTGTGGAATGTATTGTTCGGAGTAATCAATCGCAGCCTTTAAAGCATCATCTGGTAATTTAACCTGGTGGTGATCTTCGTAAGACTTACGGATTCCTTGCAAGATTTCAAAGGTAGTTTCTTTGCTAGGAGCGTTTACCGTAACATCGTTGAACCGTCGTGCTAAAGCAGCGTCCTTCATGATGGTGTTTCTGTATTCGTCTTGGGTAGTAGCACCGATTACGGAGATGTCACCACGAGACAATGCTGGTTTCAGAATATCTGACAGACCCTTGCCTCCATTTTCATCACCGGAAGCACCAGCCCCAACAATTTGGTGAATTTCGTCAAAGAAGAGGATGACGTTTTTACGTTGTTCAACTTCCTTAACTAATTTTTGAATGTTTTCTTCGTAAGCACCACGGTATTGAGTTCCGGCTTCTAATGAAGATAAGTCAATCGAAATGATATCCTTGTCCTTAATCGTAGCAGGAACTTCACCCTTCACGATCTTTTGGGCTAAGCCTTCGACAATCGCAGTCTTACCAACTCCGGCATCACCAACTAAGATCGGGTTGTTCTTAATCCGACGACTTAGAATTTCTGCCGTTTCTTGAATTTCTTGATCACGACCAATAACAGGATCTAATAAGCCCTGCTTAGCTTCATCAGTCAAATTACGACCGATTTTGTCAAGATAACTTTCTTGTTTTTGATTTGCTTGATTTGCTTGATTTGCTTGGTTAGGAGTAGCGTTATGCTGACCATTTTGACCTGGAATCCGGCCCGTCCGGCGCATTTCGGCAACTTGTTCAGGGGTAAGCTCGTGCCCGTTAACCACGTAACGTGCGTTCGGGTTGTTACCCATGTTGTTGAAGAAGCTGTTAAATAAGTCATCCATTCCGTTGTTTCCAAATGGATCGTTTCCAAAATTGTTTGCCATAGAAAAATCCTTCTTTCCTAAGTTAGTTGCCAGGTAGTTTTAATCACTACCGTCTGAGGTTTATCTCAACCTCTGACTTAATTTTAACCAATTTTAACCAAAAAGAACAGGATTTAGCTCAAAAAAGTCAAAAAAGGTCAAATTTTTGAAATGTCAAAGTAACATAAGTTAATGATGCTCGCAAGACCCGCGGGAATTGAATGTTTTAAAAACTGCCGTAGTTTGGTAAACTGTAAGTATTGTCGTTTACAGATAAGTAGATAAAGGAGATTTTCAGGATGGAAGAAAGTCGGTTACAGCGAGATCAACAGCCGAAGAAATCGCATCATACTAGAAATATTATTTTGACGATTATTCTGGTCCTGTTGTTAGGGGTAGTAGCATTTGGATCCTACAAATACTTTGCCGTTAAGAACGCCGTTGACAAATCTTATAACAGCGCAGGAATGAAAAAAGAACGGGACACAAAGGCCCTCCTTAAGAACAAAAAACCCATTTCAATTCTATTAATGGGAACGGATACCGGTGAACTGGGACGGAAATATAAAGGTCGGACGGATACCATGATGGTGGTAACCATTAACCCCCAGCAACACAAAACGTTAATCACTAGTATTCCGCGGGATACGGCCGTTAACATCCCTGGATTTGCTGATCAATCACCAGCTAAAATCAATGCCGCTTACGCTTACGGAAGTGCCAAGACCGCAATTCAAACGGTGCAACAAATGTTAAACGTGCCGATTGATTATTACGCCATGATTAATATGAAGGGACTCGTCCAAATTGTTGATCAAGTGGGGGGAGTGACCATCGAACCCGAATTAACTTTCGATTACGAGGGCTACCACTTCACGAAGGGGCAACCAACCAAGATGGACGGGAAAAAGGCGCTTGCTTACTCCCGGATGCGGTACGATGATCCGCGCGGTGACTTTGGTCGGGAACAACGGCAACGCCAGCTGCTTGAGGGAGTCGTTACCAAGAGTGGTTCGGTTACTTCATTGTTAAACCAAGGTTTCATTGATTCAATTGCCCAAAACACCCAAACCGACTTACAATTTTCTGATTTATCGGCAATTGCGACCGGTTACTTATCCGGACGGAAAAACATTGAGAACACTTATTTAAGTGGTCAATCAGGTGAAATGATTGATGGTCAGGATATGGAAGTTACTCCCCAAAATGAGTTGCAAAAAACAACCAACCAGATTCGTAACAGTCTTGACTTGCCAAGTGCAACCACTGGAAAGATTGCTTTGAATTAAAGGAGAATATGGTTAAATGGAATATTCTAATTTGCAATATTTTTTATTCAGGTTGGCGAACATCTTAAGTGGACGCTCATTGATTATTATCGTGGCTATCATTATGATGGTTGGATTTGTCATTTTCTTTAGCTATGACATTTGGAACAACGGTCCCGTTTTTTTGGATAACGATGAGCCAACGGCGAAGAACAAACATGGTCGTAAAAATAACAAAATTGATAAGAAAGAATTAGCGATGATTCTAATTCCACTAATTCTGGTATTTGGAATTTTTACGGTTAAGTCAATTGTTTCTCGAGTTGATAGCCCGGCAACGATTACTAATGATTCGAAACGGGTACTAGCAACCCGGGGACGGGTGGTTGACATTGACCGAAAAGACGGGGCAGTGTTAATCGCTACTAATGCTCAAAAACGGCAACGACCGCTGCTTGCCAAGTTAAATGGTCGGTTGGTATTACCATATTCGCCCAAACCAGTTTTTATGTACGATGGTCTAAGTCTCAATCGGAATACTCTACTTGATTTACAAGTTGGAGATCCAGTTAACGTTTGGGTTCATCCGTTTAAAATGAAATATAAAAATTATTCTAATTTCCCCGAAACCAAGAATGCGAAAGATGAAGTTAATTTTTTGAATAAGGCGAAAGTTAATGGAGAGGTATCTAAACGATAGATATCATTTAAATCTAGGAAAGGAATTGATTAGTTGAAGATCTTGAATAAGCTGAAAACCATTAGCGTCAAAAATCAATTGTTTCTTGTTGCTTTTGCTTTGTTAGTTATTAGTGCCAATTTTCGTTATACGACGTTTCCCCACACATTTGCTGGATTCACTAAAGTGTGTGTTGTGTTGGAATATTTTTCGATTTTGTTAGTGGTGGGCAAGACGTTGTTTTTGGACAACTTAACCCGAAAACAAAAAGTGATTTTTGTTGTAATTGGTTTGCTACTAGTTATATCTGCTAAAATTTCAAAGTCACATGATTTGGTTAATTCCTATTTTTTCATTTGTGCCTCAACTGGAATTAGCCTCAGAAAGATTTTTAAAACATCATTTGTGTATATGACGATTGCACTGGTCTTTACGGTGGTCGCTGCTCTAAGTGGATTGATTATTAATTTAATTTACGTGCGTAACGGAATTTTCCGGTTTTCGCTAGGTGAAGGGTACACCACGGTGCTTTCTTCAATCATTTTCTTTATTTTGGCCTCTATTGCTGCGTTTAATTTAGCGAGTCGAAATAAAAAAACGATCATTATGATTTTTAGTCTAATTTTTCTCCTATCGTTCGTGGTATATCAAATTACTGATACGAGAACTGATTTAATTTGTATGTTATTGCTGTCATTTGTAACTTTGTGGCGGTATTATGGTAATTTCTTGAAGAATAAATTTGTCAGAGGATTTATCTTGATCTCACCAGCACTGGTGTTTCTATGGACCCTAATCTCTGCCTATTTTTTCAATCCCCAAAGTGAAGCTTGGCAAAAATTGAATCAGCTCTTTAGTAATCGGTTGTCGTTAGTTTCAGAGGCGACAATTAAATATCCAATCAAATTTTTAGGGCGCTACATTGTCGAACATGGGAATGGAAACTCACTCAAGCCGGTCTTGCATTACTTTTACATTGATTCTTCTTTTTCAAGAGTGTTATTTTTAAACGGATTGTTTGCATTTATATTTTTATACATTGTTATTCAGTTTGCTTTTTATTTAATCATTAAGAAGAACCAGCCACTTTATACAGCCCTCAGCTTGATCTTAGTGATTATTTTCATCGAAGGAACCTTTTCTTCTATGATTTTAAGTGTCGGGTTTAATTCAATTTTATTTATTCTTAACATTATTTTGAGTAAGAAAGGAACTTTAACTTATGACTGATTATCTAGTAGTTGGTTCGGGATTATTTGGCTCAACATTTGCATACGAAGCGGCGAAACGCGGGAACCACGTGGAAGTGATTGAAAAACGGGATCACGTGGCCGGTAACATTTACACTAAAGAAGTGGAAGGGATCCAGGTTCACCAGTTTGGCGCCCACATTTTCCATACTAAAATGAAAGATATTTGGGAATATGTACAGCAATTTGCGGAATTTAATAACTACATTAACAGTCCGGTGGCCAACTATCATGGTGAAATTTATAACCTGCCCTTTAACATGAACACCTTTAACAAACTGTGGGGGGTCCGGACGCCCGCTGAAGCTCAGGCTAAAATTGAAGAACAAAAGCAAAACGCTAACGTACCGGAGAAACCGACTAACCTAGAAGAACAAGCGCTCTCCTTAGTGGGGACGGATATCTACGAAAAGTTGATCAAGGGGTACACCGAAAAGCAGTGGGGACGCAAGGCAGTTGACCTGCCATCGTTTATTATTCGGCGGATTCCCGTCCGGTTTATTTATGACAATAACTACTTTAGTGATCCCTACCAGGGAATTCCCAAGGGGGGTTACACGCAGATCATTGAAAAGATGTTAGCCAGTGATTTAATTGACGTGAAGGTTAATACGGATTTCTTTGACCACAAAGATGAGTATCTGCAGTCCGGGAAACGGATTATTTTCACGGGAATGATTGATCAATTCTTTGATTATGCCCTCGGTGAATTAGAGTACCGGAGCTTACGGTTTGAAACCGAAGTGAAGGACGTTGATAACTACCAAGGAAACGCGGTAGTTAACTATACCGACGCAGAAACTCCCTTTACGCGGGTGATTGAGCACAAGCACTTTGAGTTTGGCAAAGGAAACAAGGGCAAAACGGTTATCACTCACGAATATCCCAAGGACTGGAGTCGGGGTGACGAACCTTACTATCCAATTGATAACAAACAGAATCGCTCTTTATACAAACAGTACACTGATCTAGCCAACCAAGCAGCTGAAAACGTGGTCTTTGGGGGCCGTTTAGGTCAATACCGGTACTACAACATGGATCAAACAATTATGGCTGCCTTGCGCTTGGTCAAAACGGAATTTGGTGAGTAATTAGGATGAAAGTAATTAAAAATTACTTATATAATGCTTTTTATCAAATTTTTGTCTTGCTGGTGCCATTATTAACAACTCCGTATTTAGCTCGAGTCCTTGGGCCCCACGGAGTTGGAATTAATGAGTTTACCAATGCTAACATGCAGTACTTTATTATTTTCGGTAGTATCGGAGTAGCAATTTATGGGAACCGCCAAATTGCTTATGTAAGGGAAAACCGCCAAAAGTTAACGAATACTTTTTATGAAATTTTCTTCATGAAGATTATCACGGTTGGGATTGCATATATTGCTTTCTTTGTGTTTTTAATGTTAATTCATCGATTTCGCCAGTACTACTTGGCGCAATCTTTTGCATTATTAGCAGCAGCTTTTGACATTTCATGGTTCTTTCAGGGAGTAGAAGATTTCGCTGTTACCGTGGTCCGTAATTTTTTAGTGAAAATTACCACGTTAGTTTTGATTTTTACCTTTGTTAAATCGTATGATGATCTCTTTTTGTATATTTTAATTCTATCGCTTTCTTTACTGGCCGGGAATTTAACGATGTTTCCTAGTCTCAAACGATTTATTGGGAAACCCCAATGGAATAAATTGAGATTATTTCGCCATTTTTTACCTTCGTTGGTTCTTTTTATTCCAGAAATTGCAACGCAAATTTACTTATATGTGAATAAAACGATGCTTGGAGTTATGACGAATGTAACGACCTCTGGATATTTTGGTCAATCCGATAAAATTGTTAAAATGTCATTAGCGGTTGTAACGGCAACCGGGTTAGTGATGCTACCGCATGTTTCTAACGCGTATAAAAATGGTGATCACGCTAAGGTCCAAAAGTATTTGTACACTAGTTTTGAATTTGTGACAGCCATCGCTGTTCCATTGGCGTGCGGAATTGCTGCGATTGCCCCAGTTTTAGTTCCACTGTTTCTTTCTAGTCGCTTTACGGCTGTCATTCCATTATTAATGATTGAATCAGGAGTGGTGCTTTTGATTGGCTGGAGTAACGTTATTGGAGTTCAATATTTAGTTCCAACTGGTCAAAATGCTAAGTATAATTATTCTGTAATTATTGGTGCCGTTTGCAATATTATTGCAAACGTTCCGCTTATTATTTTATGGGGAGCAGTTGGGACCGCAATTGCAACGGTGATTTCAGAAATTGCAGTTACTGCTTACCAATTATATTCAATCCGAAATCAGGTTAGTATGACACGCTTATTCTCTGGATACTGGCAATACTTATTTGCAGGGCTTGTCATGTTTTGGTTGGTATTTGGTTTAGGAGTTAAATTAAAATCAACTTGGACAATGCTGATTTTAGAAATCTTGGTTGGGATGGTATGTTACCTAGGATTTCTACTGATTTTAAGGCCAAAATTAGTGCGTGAAACCATTGCGAAGGTTCGTAACAAACGATAAAATTTAAGTAGTTAAACCGTCTGAGCTAGACGGTTTTTTTAGATTTAATTGTTTTACGTAACGTGGGAATAAATAAAGGCAGTGCTGATGTGGAGCCGCTAAATTAATTTTAATTACGGCTTTATTTTTGGTATGATGAAGATACTACTAATTGGGCTTGAATATAGGTGAATATCTTGAAAGAAAATCATGAAAATAAAATCTGGTTAGATAAAAAAGCGGTACAAGATCGGCCGTTTTATTTTTCGGTTAAACGAATTACTGATTTATTCTTAAGTGTAATTGGAGTAATTTTGCTTAGTCCAGTGTTTTTAATTGTGGGCATACTAGTTAAATTTGATGGATCACATGGCAAGATTTTGTATGTTCAAGAGCGAGTTGGCTTGAACGAGCAACCATTTAGAATGTATAAATTTCGTTCAATGATCCCAGATGCGGATCAAAAGTTGCAGACTTTAAAAAACAAGAATGAAGTTAACGGCGCCATGTTTAAGATTAAAGAGGATCCGCGAATTACAAAAGTGGGAAAATTCATTCGGAAATACAGTTTAGATGAACTCCCGCAACTTTTTAACGTGATTAAAGGTGACATGTCATTAGTAGGACCTCGTCCACCGTTACCAAGTGAAGTGGCTGACTATACTGATTACGATCGGCAAAGATTGTGGGTAAAGCCTGGATGTACAGGGCTATGGCAAGTCACAGAACGTAATAATACGGATTTTAACGGGGCCGTTCGAATTGACTTAGAATACATTAAAAAAAGTAGTTTCAAATTTGACTTACTAATTATTATAAAAACGGTTAAAATTATGATAAAGCCTAATGCTGCATATTAGGCAGTAATTAAATAAATTCAAATTGGGATTATTTCGAGTGAAGGGGTCATTATGACATAATCAAAATTTAAGGATTATGACAGTTTAAATCGAAGGATGCATTCGGTTATTAATAAAAAGGAGACTAAAATGAAGCAGTATCAAAGGAATCGGCAATTAATGATTAATGACACTAGAGAAGAAAAATTAAGGCATAAATTAGTTAAAAGTAAGAAAGGGTGGTTAACCTTTTCTTTAAGTACGATTTTTGCTGTTGGATTAGCCTTTGGAACTGGAAATCTAACTGTTTCAGCGGATCAGACGGGGGTAGCGACTACCCAACAACAATCGGTAGCTAACAATCAAAATGCACCAGCACCAGCACCAACTGATAGCACAGCTATCACTACTGATAACCAAGTAAATGGCAGTAAACCTGAAAATGATCAGGAAGTAACTACAACACAAAGTTCTGCTGACGGAAAGAAAGCGGCCGATCCGGTAGTTGCAGAAAACAACGGCGGACAAACCTCCCCAACTACCGAAACTAAAGTAAATAATACGACTGAACCAACAGATAATCATTTAGACAATCAACAACAGACCAAGAGTGAAGCATCAGAACAACAACAAACTCCAGATGCGACCGCTGAGCAACAACAAGCTGAAGTTAAGCAGAACGATGAACCTGATAACACCACTACATCAACAAACACTACTCAGCAAACTAAAGATAGTGATGTAAAAGCAACTACTGATGAAACTAATTCAGTGAATAGTCAGCAAAAGACTAAGGACGACCAGCCACAATCGGGTGAGGAGCAAGCAGAAGCTGGTTCACAAACCGTTTCTAACCCAAAGGAAACAGATAAAACTAGTGAGCAAGCTACTACGGCTAATGAAAGTGAATCCCAGTCGACGCAGCAAGCTGATACCAAATTACCAGTAGCAAGTACTGAACCGGAAAATAAACAATCTGAACAATCACAACCAGTAAATAATGCTACTAGCGTTAAAATTGATCCGGTTTTAAGTAGTCAATTACACACTAATTTGGCTTCTACTAATTATCGGCAGTTTATTGATTCGTTGGCTGCTGGAGCAATCGAAACTTGGCATCGGTATGGGGTTTTGCCTAGTATTTCGATTGCACAAGGAATTTTAGAAAGTGGTTGGGGAAGTAGCACTCCCGGAAATAATCTATTTGGAATTAAGGGTTCTTATAATGGTCAATATGTAACTGTTCAAACGCGGGAATGGATTAATGGTCGGTACGTTACAATTTATGATCGGTTTCGTGCTTACCCATCATTTAAAGAAAGTATTTTAGACCACGGAGCCTTTTTAGCCAATAACCCACGGTATGCTAATTTGCTGCATAATAGAAACTATGCAGAAGTGGCTAGATTATTGCAGGCTGACGGCTATGCCACCGATCCTAACTATGCTTCATCTCTAATTGGGATTATTCGTTATAATAAATTGGACCAATATGATTCGCAGGCCGATTTTGTTATTAATGCAGAAAAGTTTGCCAATGCTGATGGGGACTGGACGTTTAGTCAATCAGCCCCAATTTACTGGGCGCCTTCTCAAAATGCTTACAAATACGGTGAATTTCACTCTGGTTGGTCAGTTCACTACAATGGGACTTGGTATGACCAAGAACATAACTTAACTTGGTTACGTTATGCCGATAGTAATGGAACGCACTATGTACCTCGCTATGGTTTTAACGTTAATGATGTGAACGTTAATACGAATGAAAGTGGAACGTGGACGTTTAGCCAATCATCACCAATTTATAATGGAGCACCTTCCCATGAAGCAGATCAGTACGGCGAATTTAAACCTGGTTGGACCGTCGAATATTCTGGAACAGTTGATCTAGATGGGACAACATGGTTACGTTATTTTGATGGGAATGGAGTTCACTATGTGCCTAAGGTAGGCTTTAATGTAAATAGTATTCCATTAAATAATGAGAGTGGAACATGGACATTTAGTCAGACTGCACCAATTTATAATGGGGCTCCATCTGAACAAGCGGATCATTATGGTGAATTTCATGCTGGTTGGACCGTTGAGTATGCTGGTACAATTGATTTTGACGGGACTACATGGTTACGTTACTTCGACAGCAACGGGGTTCACTATGTGCCTAAGGTAGGCTTTAATGTAAGTAGTGTTCCGCTGAACAACGAAAGTGGAACATGGACGTTTAGTGAATCAGCGCCAATTTATAGTGGTGCGCCTTCATATCAAGCTGATCATTATGGAGATTTTCATGCCGGCTGGACGGTTAATTATGCTGGAACGGTTGATTTCAACGGAACTACTTGGTTACGATATTTTGACGGCAACGGGGTTCATTACGTTCCTAAAGTCGGGGTTAATGTAAACAATCTTCCACTTAAAGACGAAAATGGAACATGGACGTTTAGTGAACCAGCATCAATTTATAGTGGAGCCCCATCTGATCAAGCTGATCATTATGGAGAATTTCATGCTGGCTGGACGGTTAATTACGCTGGAACGGTTGATTTCAACGGAACTACGTGGTTACGCTACTTTGATAGTAATGGTGCTCATTATGTTCCCAAAGTTGGGGTTAACGTAAACAGCCTTCCGGTTAAAGATGAAAACGGAACTTGGACATTTAGTGAACCGGCACCAATTTATAGTGGAGCCCCATCTGATCAAGCTGATCATTATGGCGATTTCCACGCGGGTTGGACAGTTGATTACACGGGAACCGTTGACTTTAACGGCATTACATGGTTACGTTACTTTGACGGGAATGGGGTTCATTACGTTCCCAAAGTTGGAGTTAATGTTAATGATCTTCCAGTTAAGGATGAGAATGGAACCTGGGAATTCAGCCAGGCAGCACCAATTTATAGTGGAGCCCCAACCGCACAAGCAGAACATTATGGAGCATTTCTTCCCGGTTGGAAGGTTAATTACACTGGAACAGTTGATTTTAATGGAACTACATGGTTGCGTTATTTCGATGGTAAGGGTGTCCACTATGTTCCCGCTGTTGGATTTAATGTCCAAAACTATTTAAATAGTACTCAAGGTGGGACATGGACCTTTAATCAAGGGGCTACAATTTATGATGACGCACCCTCATTTCAATCCACAAGTGAGAATTGGTTCCGTCCTGGTTGGACTTTGCACTATGATTCAACCTATGTTAAGGACGGAGTAACTTGGATGCGTTACTCTGATAAGAATGGGGTTCACTATGTTCCGCAAGTTGGAATTAATCTTCCGGAAAATACTCCTTATTTAGGAGCAATTAGAGTGGCAGATCAATATCTCGGTGAACCATATAGCTGGGGTGGTAGTAAGCCATGGACTGGCTTTGATTGTTCTGGTTTAACTCAATGGTCTTATGGGCAAATTGGAGTTACTTTACCACGAGTTAGTGAGGATCAATGGCGAGTTACTAAGCACATTAGCCAGGATGAAGCTCGGGCTGGAGATTTAATCTTCTTCTCTAGAACTTATGATGATGGTAGTAATTATGCTCTATACTCAATGACACACGTGGGAATCTATCTTGGTAATGGATACTTCTTGTCATCTAACGGTAAAGGAATTACCATTGATACAGTTGCTTCATGGAACATGTATCCAACCTTCTTTGGGAGAATTTAATTCGTTGATTTAATTTTAATTTTTCATAGATTTAGGTATTAAAAAAAGCCGCAGTAAATTGTTAATCTCAATTTACTGCGGCTTTTTGATTACATTAAAATCTAATTAAAAAAACTGCACCATAAAATAATTAAGCATTTTATGATGCAGTTAAAATGTTATTTAGATTTTTTGTTTGTTTTCATGATATAAAATAACGTTGAAATTAAAGCTAGAATACTAATTACGATTGTTAGTTTTTGTATCGTGGTCTTTTGATATTTAATTTGGATATCATTAATTCCTTTATTTACTTTGACCTTAATTAATTTATTTTTTCCGACATTTATTTTTTGCTCTTTATCGTTAACATAGACATGGAATCCAGGATAATAGGCAGCTGGTAAATATATAGAAGAATAATTGCGGTTTGTCTTTATTCTATAATCAATTTTATTATATGAATTAGAATAATCTAATTGGACAAGATCTTTACCCTTATTAACCACGGGAATCGAATGTTTAGATAGCAAGTCTTTGTCATGATTTGTTTCTTTAGGTAAGTAATCTAACGTATTGCAGGATAGGGAATTCTGGTCAAAATCTTTCCATGAAACTAAAGTAAAACCATTTTCTGCTGGTTTTTTTACATTGTTTAGGTTAATGGATGTTACCGCCAAAATCCCACAAACAGATAGAATTGTGATAATTAGCAGTCTATCTGATTTATTCGTTAGCACCATACAGATTAGTTTGGCACCTATAAATGCAATTAAAAATGTAATTACGTATAAAAATCTACCTGTGAATTGTAGAAATTTAAAATTATGTTGCAATAATTGCCACGGAAAAACATTTGAAGTGAGAACTATGAACAATAATAATTCAATTGATAGATATTTGAAAAAAGCACTTAACTTTGTCCAGAATGCAATGATTCCAATGATTATTATTCCACCGAGTATTCCAATTGCGTAAGAAGAAAGGGTTTTAGGTAAAATTAAATCCATAATTGAAATGCTGGAAGAATATAAATCATTAATATTAACTGTAATGTCTTTGATATAAAGCAGATTTTGAACTAACGGAATAATGAAAAAACTAGTAAGGAGTAGGGTT includes the following:
- a CDS encoding glucosaminidase domain-containing protein, with product MKQYQRNRQLMINDTREEKLRHKLVKSKKGWLTFSLSTIFAVGLAFGTGNLTVSADQTGVATTQQQSVANNQNAPAPAPTDSTAITTDNQVNGSKPENDQEVTTTQSSADGKKAADPVVAENNGGQTSPTTETKVNNTTEPTDNHLDNQQQTKSEASEQQQTPDATAEQQQAEVKQNDEPDNTTTSTNTTQQTKDSDVKATTDETNSVNSQQKTKDDQPQSGEEQAEAGSQTVSNPKETDKTSEQATTANESESQSTQQADTKLPVASTEPENKQSEQSQPVNNATSVKIDPVLSSQLHTNLASTNYRQFIDSLAAGAIETWHRYGVLPSISIAQGILESGWGSSTPGNNLFGIKGSYNGQYVTVQTREWINGRYVTIYDRFRAYPSFKESILDHGAFLANNPRYANLLHNRNYAEVARLLQADGYATDPNYASSLIGIIRYNKLDQYDSQADFVINAEKFANADGDWTFSQSAPIYWAPSQNAYKYGEFHSGWSVHYNGTWYDQEHNLTWLRYADSNGTHYVPRYGFNVNDVNVNTNESGTWTFSQSSPIYNGAPSHEADQYGEFKPGWTVEYSGTVDLDGTTWLRYFDGNGVHYVPKVGFNVNSIPLNNESGTWTFSQTAPIYNGAPSEQADHYGEFHAGWTVEYAGTIDFDGTTWLRYFDSNGVHYVPKVGFNVSSVPLNNESGTWTFSESAPIYSGAPSYQADHYGDFHAGWTVNYAGTVDFNGTTWLRYFDGNGVHYVPKVGVNVNNLPLKDENGTWTFSEPASIYSGAPSDQADHYGEFHAGWTVNYAGTVDFNGTTWLRYFDSNGAHYVPKVGVNVNSLPVKDENGTWTFSEPAPIYSGAPSDQADHYGDFHAGWTVDYTGTVDFNGITWLRYFDGNGVHYVPKVGVNVNDLPVKDENGTWEFSQAAPIYSGAPTAQAEHYGAFLPGWKVNYTGTVDFNGTTWLRYFDGKGVHYVPAVGFNVQNYLNSTQGGTWTFNQGATIYDDAPSFQSTSENWFRPGWTLHYDSTYVKDGVTWMRYSDKNGVHYVPQVGINLPENTPYLGAIRVADQYLGEPYSWGGSKPWTGFDCSGLTQWSYGQIGVTLPRVSEDQWRVTKHISQDEARAGDLIFFSRTYDDGSNYALYSMTHVGIYLGNGYFLSSNGKGITIDTVASWNMYPTFFGRI
- a CDS encoding YfhO family protein encodes the protein MFLSLLTILPLFHYPALASNPGYDGQFHVARITESFINVKNGGIFKAYPDLMTHSFGSFGYPQNIFYPLILFIPEIIIHLIVGNGYLAFLLFTFLCEFLIFISMFFCSFKISKNRMLAIIASLLYGLGHFTLSIIFFYRSLGGMLDFIFLPIVFYGVYQLTLKNYRKWWILAFGMSGVILSDLPDSLVIFSFIIFSLGLAFLGKNWKETVIKRCSYLIVAGIVTLLLTSFFIIPLVQNLLYIKDITVNINDLYSSSISIMDLILPKTLSSYAIGILGGIIIIGIIAFWTKLSAFFKYLSIELLLFIVLTSNVFPWQLLQHNFKFLQFTGRFLYVITFLIAFIGAKLICMVLTNKSDRLLIITILSVCGILAVTSINLNNVKKPAENGFTLVSWKDFDQNSLSCNTLDYLPKETNHDKDLLSKHSIPVVNKGKDLVQLDYSNSYNKIDYRIKTNRNYSSIYLPAAYYPGFHVYVNDKEQKINVGKNKLIKVKVNKGINDIQIKYQKTTIQKLTIVISILALISTLFYIMKTNKKSK